Proteins from one Naumovozyma castellii chromosome 3, complete genome genomic window:
- the NCAS0C00450 gene encoding uncharacterized protein (ancestral locus Anc_8.834), with product MVKTNAPGTLSKGSMLTPTSSNQANKVQAGSPSTLTPVPASPNMTAPPLRPSLHPSKTETKLRGRQSKKVNTGPASWIRSASTSSMRRLRNHANKSQTRSTPHSPSRLASSKNADDKIPSPSSARHSSSVERNTPSKPTNIQMQNNYNTNSKDLPVGESLDDLDEDDIVFDVLPSFEMYNALHRHIPQGNVNPDLHDFPPSYGEIQQGMATTAYIENNVDLTTYPLQQPPLAHHSNSGHDIHITPSYALNALHPLNTQHLTIQPTNDPSVDHIDTPFQDDLNESDNLFIDKLYTLPKIDTPVEIEIKITKHAGSPHTKPEEESILKEYTSGDIIHGYCIIENKSSKALPFEMFYVTLEAYTSVIDKTKGKRTVKRFLRMVDLSASWSYTNIFMGTGWKMTPGEIDFDNAVIGLRNSRILEPGTRYKKYFMFKLPNQLLDTTCKQEHFSHCLLPPSFGIDKYRNGCKYSGIKVNNVLGSGHLGTKGSPILTYDMVDDNLSVNYTVDTRVVGKDPKNKQRIVIMREREYNLRVIPFGFGSALVGERGCSTQLKDLIALIQERLSAVDKIFKRLEKNEPITSADIHGSDITGTVDANTELDSGEILTRKLDQLHVHNRMDGPYKYSDISDFKGLTQKTDEMVESELNYRIKGKSKSGSRIGLFAGFQAALTGSSSSSSGPMADSSSHDLAEAKVDKLGMILATATIPQKSLPYWAPSLLKKTNVFEKKTKHAQENWMRLLNLLPEEERTPLTKLDIHLTCIQSNNSVPHEPAEIQAITTELFCITVRSDNSIPIKLNAQNLMDEDKLDNMRKTFQSFQKTIQKYQRKFRDNFEKLNELYNVDRTVATSRELKFSNFITQQIYNDVESLANLNVKVTGLPEVFKKQLNTLKSDSALVSSLTGSTLKPSTSGENSSNAIPIVNAKGGLSSSTSLISRASTSNRFHDQIIRSWKKKSDLQYDRDVNVNLEFNQNLIQTLVPSFESCLCCRFYCVRVNIKFHHIGTVTIDVPISVKNFVP from the coding sequence ATGGTAAAAACTAATGCTCCTGGTACACTGTCAAAAGGAAGCATGCTGACGCCGACATCATCTAATCAAGCTAATAAGGTTCAGGCCGGATCGCCATCTACACTTACTCCTGTTCCAGCTTCTCCAAACATGACAGCTCCTCCTTTACGCCCTTCACTTCATCCCTCTAAGACTGAAACGAAGCTTCGTGGTAGACAATCTAAGAAGGTAAATACTGGGCCAGCATCGTGGATTAGAAGTGCTTCGACATCAAGCATGCGCAGATTAAGAAATCATGCTAATAAGAGTCAAACACGTTCCACTCCTCATTCACCATCAAGGTTGGCTTCCTCAAAGAACGCAGATGATAAGATCCCATCACCTTCTTCGGCTCGTCATAGTTCTTCCGTGGAAAGAAATACTCCTTCAAAACCAACTAATATTCAAATgcaaaataattataatacTAATTCAAAGGACTTACCCGTTGGAGAATCTTTGGATGATCTAGACGAAGATGATATAGTGTTTGATGTTTTGCCATCCTTTGAAATGTACAATGCTCTTCACAGACATATTCCTCAAGGTAATGTAAACCCAGATCTTCATGATTTCCCTCCAAGTTATGGAGAAATTCAGCAAGGAATGGCAACCACTGCATACATTGAGAATAATGTTGATCTTACTACCTATCCTTTACAGCAACCTCCATTGGCTCACCACAGTAATAGTGGCCACGATATTCATATTACGCCATCGTATGCGTTAAACGCATTGCATCCGTTAAACACACAGCATTTGACCATTCAACCGACAAATGATCCTAGTGTTGATCATATTGACACACCATTTCAAGACGATTTAAATGAGTCTGATAATCTTTTTATCGATAAACTATATACACTCCCCAAGATTGATACACCCGTGGAAATCGAAATAAAAATTACGAAGCACGCAGGCTCTCCACATACTAAACCAGAGGAGGAATccatattgaaagaatatacATCCGGTGATATTATCCATGGATATTGTATTATTGAGAATAAGTCTTCAAAGGCACTTCCGTTTGAAATGTTTTATGTGACATTGGAAGCATACACTTCAGTCATTGACAAAACAAAGGGGAAAAGGACAGTGAAAAGATTTTTAAGAATGGTAGATTTAAGTGCGTCTTGGTCATATACCAACATTTTCATGGGAACAGGTTGGAAAATGACCCCAggtgaaattgattttgataatgCAGTTATTGGATTGCGTAATAGTAGAATTCTGGAACCGGGCACAAGAtacaagaaatattttatgtTTAAGCTACCCAATCAGTTATTAGATACCACTTGCAAGCAAGAACATTTCTCACATTGTCTTTTACCTCCAAGTTTTGGAATAGATAAGTACAGAAATGGATGCAAATATTCCGGAATAAAAGTTAATAATGTGTTAGGATCTGGTCATCTGGGCACAAAAGGTTCTCCCATTTTAACTTATGATATGGTGGATGATAATCTTTCAGTTAATTATACAGTTGATACAAGGGTAGTTGGGAAGGATCCAAAGAATAAACAGAGAATTGTTATCATgagagaaagagaatatAATCTAAGAGTCATCCCATTTGGTTTTGGATCGGCATTGGTTGGTGAGCGTGGCTGTTCTACTCAATTAAAGGATTTGATAGCATTAATTCAAGAGAGATTAAGCGCAGTagacaaaatattcaaacgattagaaaagaatgaaCCTATAACGAGCGCGGATATCCATGGAAGTGATATCACAGGCACAGTGGATGCAAACACAGAATTAGATTCAGGTGAAATATTAACCAGGAAATTAGATCAATTGCATGTTCATAATAGGATGGATGGACCATACAAATATTCCGATATATCTGACTTCAAAGGTCTGACACAGAAGACTGATGAAATGGTAGAATCTGAGTTGAACTACAGGATAAAGGGGAAGTCAAAATCAGGTTCCAGAATAGGATTATTTGCAGGTTTCCAGGCTGCATTGACAGgatcatcatcctcatcatcagGACCGATGGCAGATTCCTCCTCGCATGACCTAGCTGAAGCTAAGGTAGACAAGTTGGGTATGATTCTGGCAACAGCTACCATTCCACAGAAGAGTCTCCCATATTGGGCTCCCTCACTTCTAAAGAAAACAAACGTTTTCGAGAAGAAGACTAAGCATGCGCAAGAGAATTGGATGCGTCTGCTAAATTTATTACCTGAAGAGGAGAGAACTCCACTGACGAAATTAGATATCCACTTGACATGTATCCAGTCGAATAATAGTGTGCCACATGAACCTGCTGAGATCCAAGCTATTACCACCGAACTATTCTGCATCACTGTTAGATCTGATAATTCCATTCCAATCAAGCTGAATGCTCAAAACCTTATggatgaagataaattgGATAATATGAGGAAAACTTTCCAAAGTTTCCAAAAgacaattcaaaaatatcaaaggaaatttagggataattttgaaaaattgaatgagTTATATAACGTTGACAGGACAGTGGCTACTTCCagagaattgaaattttccaattttattACTCAACAGATATATAACGATGTGGAAAGTTTGGCCAATCTCAACGTTAAAGTGACTGGTTTGCCCGAAGTTttcaagaaacaattgaacACGTTGAAGTCGGATAGTGCATTAGTCAGTTCGTTAACAGGGTCCACATTGAAACCTAGTACCAGTGGCGAAAACAGTTCTAATGCAATTCCAATTGTTAATGCTAAAGGTGgtctttcctcttcaacGTCACTTATATCTCGTGCATCCACGTCGAATAGATTTCATGATCAAATAATTCGTTCgtggaagaagaaatcagATTTACAATATGATAGGGACGTCAATGTCAATCTTGAATTTaaccaaaatttaattcaaacTTTAGTTCCAAGTTTTGAAAGTTGTTTGTGTTGTAGATTTTACTGTGTGCGTgtcaatatcaaatttcatcatattgGTACAGTCACAATAGATGTCCCCATAtcagtgaaaaatttcgTTCCCTGA
- the BUL1 gene encoding ubiquitin-ubiquitin ligase BUL1, translated as MVTSYSSNSSATNSSRRTSNSTDQSSTQMTSSSSSSERPTLRAANTELHGRQPRTPTRRTSSWFRSASTSFIPRSQRHSSNDHPTNTPVEHQARDDILLDILPSFEMYNSLHRHIPQGNVNPDLHDFPPSYQEIQEGSSSSGTTIRIQNDVDYMQSPESPTSMLEGQTDGEQDIYVTPSYALRTLHALETQHQNLNWERFITNTDDDLNESDNIFVDDIYTLPKVASPIQISIKLTKQPCVPHVKPEEESILKEFTSGEIIYGYFLVTNKSLEPLPFEMFYVTLEAYTSIVDKQRRKRTLKRFLRMVDMSASWSYTNISMGTGKKMPPGEIDFDKTIIGLPNSRILEPMTTYKKYFMFKLPNQLLDTTCKQEHFSHCLLPPSLGWINKNGCVYSGIEVNNVLGFGHIGTKGSPILTYDMAGESVSVNYSVDARIVGSNPINDGKLAIMSERQYNLRIVPFAFGSALVGERGFSEQLKRLTLLVQERLAALENVFCRLRDGSPITNVDIHGTDLSGYVDANTELDSDEILRRKVDQLHVLNRMDGPMDSSDIADFKGLASKSEGIVESELNYRIKGKSNSGSRKGLFAGFQAALTGSSLAASSSCGIVEAKVDKLGMILATVKIPQKSLAYWSPSLLRKTNLFEKKTKHAQENWMRLLNLLPEEERTSLTDLDIQLTCIQSNNSVPHEPAEIQAVTTELFCITVTSENSIPTKLNSQQLMDEKKLNDMKETFRNFQKTIQDYQRKFSDNNEKLNELYNINRTVATARELKFSNFITQQIYNDVESLANLKVNVTCLSNVFKKQAKPEKLFSNSLSGSTLKPSSSSSSSLNNNNNVWRRKSNLQYERDLNVNLEFNRNLIQTLVPSFESCLCSRFYSVRVNIKFHHLGTLTIDVPISVKNFVT; from the coding sequence ATGGTAACTTCATATAGTTCCAACTCATCAGCAACCAACAGTTCAAGGAGGACTTCAAATTCTACTGATCAATCGTCAACGCAAAtgacatcttcttcatcctccTCAGAGCGTCCTACCCTGCGTGCTGCTAATACTGAACTGCATGGAAGACAACCAAGAACACCGACAAGAAGGACATCATCATGGTTTCGAAGTGCCTCCACTTCATTCATACCTAGATCTCAAAGACACAGTAGTAATGATCATCCAACTAATACACCAGTAGAACATCAAGCTCGTGACGACATCTTGCTTGATATATTGCCTTCTTTCGAAATGTATAATTCCCTTCATAGACATATTCCACAAGGTAATGTTAACCCTGATCTTCATGACTTTCCCCCATCTTATCAAGAGATACAAGAAGGGAGCAGCTCATCGGGAACAACGATCCGTATCCAAAATGATGTTGACTATATGCAATCACCTGAATCGCCCACATCAATGCTAGAGGGTCAAACGGATGGTGAGCAAGATATTTATGTTACTCCATCGTATGCATTACGTACCTTACATGCTTTGGAAACGCAGCATCAAAACCTTAATTGGGAGCGATTTATTACCAATACAGATGATGACTTGAATGAATctgataatatttttgtCGATGATATTTATACGCTACCCAAAGTGGCTTCGCCCATTCAAATCAGTATCAAACTCACTAAGCAACCTTGTGTCCCCCATGTTAAGCCAGAAGAAGAGTCTATCTTGAAAGAATTTACATCGGGAGAAATCATTTATGGATACTTTCTTGTtacaaataaatcattGGAGCCATTACCGTTTGAAATGTTTTATGTAACCTTGGAAGCCTATACTTCAATTGTTGATAAgcaaagaaggaaaagaacTTTGAAAAGGTTTTTGAGAATGGTAGACATGAGTGCATCTTGGTCGTACACAAATATTTCCATGGGTACAGGTAAGAAAATGCCTCCAGGTGAAATTGATTTCGATAAAACAATTATTGGGTTACCTAATAGTAGAATCTTGGAGCCTATGACCACATATAAGAAATACTTTATGTTTAAATTACCCAATCAGTTATTAGATACCACTTGTAAGCAAGAACATTTTTCACATTGTCTCTTGCCTCCAAGTTTGGGGTggataaataaaaatgggTGTGTATATTCTGGGATTGAAGTTAATAACGTATTAGGCTTTGGTCATATTGGTACGAAAGGTTCTCCCATTTTGACATACGATATGGCAGGTGAAAGTGTTTCAGTTAATTATTCAGTGGACGCCAGAATTGTTGGGAGTAATCCAATTAATGATGGAAAATTAGCAATAATGAGTGAAAGACAATATAATTTAAGAATTGTCCCATTTGCCTTTGGATCTGCATTAGTTGGCGAACGTGGGTTTTCGGAACAATTAAAGCGGTTAACTTTGTTAGTGCAGGAAAGATTAGCTGCTTTGGAGAATGTGTTCTGTCGCCTGCGAGATGGTTCACCAATTACAAATGTTGATATTCATGGAACTGATCTTTCTGGTTATGTAGATGCCAACACTGAATTAGATTCAGATGAAATTCTAAGAAGGAAAGTTGATCAACTACACGTCCTTAATAGAATGGATGGGCCAATGGATTCTTCTGATATCGCTGATTTCAAAGGTTTGGCAAGTAAATCAGAGGGGATCGTCGAATCTGAGCTGAACTACAGGATAAAGGGGAAGTCAAACTCAGGTTCCAGGAAAGGATTATTTGCAGGGTTCCAAGCTGCTTTAACAGGATCATCATTGGCAGCATCCTCTTCTTGTGGCATCGTTGAAGCCAAGGTAGATAAACTGGGCATGATATTAGCGACAGTTAAGATTCCACAGAAAAGTTTAGCCTATTGGTCTCCTTCATTATTAAGGAAGACTAAtctatttgaaaagaaaactaAGCATGCACAAGAAAATTGGATGCGTCTGCTGAACTTATTGCCTGAAGAAGAGCGGACTTCACTGACGGATTTGGATATTCAATTGACCTGTATACAGTCCAATAATAGTGTGCCACATGAACCTGCTGAGATTCAAGCCGTCACCACTGAACTATTCTGCATAACGGTTACATCTGAAAATTCGATTCCAACCAAGCTAAATTCTCAACAACTTATGGATGAGAAAAAGCTGAATGATATGAAGGAAACGTTTAGAAATTTCCAGAAAACCATTCAGGATTATCAGAGAAAATTCAGTGACAACAACGAAAAGTTGAATGAATTGTACAATATTAACAGGACAGTGGCTACTGCCAGAGAATTGAAGTTTTCCAACTTCATTACTCAACAAATATACAACGATGTTGAAAGTTTAGCTAACCTTAAGGTAAACGTGACATGTTTATCAAACGTCTTCAAGAAACAGGCAAAGCCAGAAAAATTGTTCTCCAATTCGCTATCGGGATCCACATTGAAACCTAGTAGTAGCAGTAGTAGTAGCttaaacaacaacaacaacgtTTGGAGGCGGAAATCGAATTTGCAATATGAGAGAGACCTTAATGTCAACTTGGAATTTAACAGAAATCTAATTCAAACATTGGTGCCAAGCTTTGAAAGTTGTCTCTGTAGTAGGTTTTATTCAGTCCGTGTTAACATCAAATTTCATCACCTTGGAACCCTCACGATAGATGTCCCCATATCAGTGAAAAACTTCGTTACCTGA